The Xanthomonas sp. DAR 80977 nucleotide sequence CCATACGGTCCGGAGGGAGCACGATGACCAAGCCCAAGCCGGAGGCCGATCCCAGACTGGCGGGCCTGGCCGTGGACCCGAGCGCGCCGACCCCGCTGTACCTGCAGCTGGCGAGCAAGCTGGTGGAGGCGATCAAGGGCGGCCAGTGGAAGCCGGGCGAGGCCTTGCCGGCCGAACGCCAGCTGTGCGAGCAACTGCAGGTGTCGCGGGTGACCCTGCGCCAGGCGGTGGACGCGCTGGTCGAACAGGGCCTGGTCTCGCGCCGGCAGGGCGCCGGCACCTTCATCACCTCGCACATCCAGCACCAGCTCAGCGGCCTGGCCAGTTTCAGCGAAACCCTGCGCATGAAGGGCCTGGAGCCGGGCACACGCTGGCTGGAGCGACGCGTGCGCCCGGCCCACGGCGAGGAAATCCTGCGCCTGGGCCTGTCGCCGGACACCGTGGTGGCGTCGCTGACCCGCCTGCGCAGCGCCGACGGCCGGGTCATGGCCTACGAGAAGGCGGTGCTGCCGCAGCGCACCGTGCCCGATCCGCTGGCCATCGGCGATTCGCTGTACGCCTACCTGGACGAGCAGGGCACGCCGGTGGTGCGCGCGCTGCAGTACTTCCGTGCGATCAACCTGCCGGCGCGGCTGGCCGGGCACCTGGGCATGAAGGAAGGCGAGGCGATCCTGCACGTGGTGCGGGTCGGCTACACCCGCGACGGCAGCGCGATCGAGCTGACCGACACCTATTGCCACAACGACTACTACGACTTCGTCGCCGAGCTGCGACGCTGATCGTCCGACCCACGCGCCCTCCCGGAGCCCGCCCGCCCATGACCACCGCACGGCCTGCCAGTCCCTTCGCCTCGATCGCCATCGTCGGGTTGCTGTTCTTCATCATCGGCTTCTTCACCTGGATCAACGGCCCGCTGATCACCTTCGTGCGGCTGGCGTTCGACCTCAACGAGGTCAACGCGTTCCTGGTGCTGATGGTGTTCTACCTGTCGTACTTCTTCCTGGCGCTGCCGTCGTCGTGGATCCTCAAGCGCACCGGCATGAAGAAGGGCCTGGCGCTGAGCCTGGTGGTGATGGCGGCGGGCGCGGCGGCGTTCGGCCAGTTCGCCACGCAGCGCTTCTATCCCGGCGCGCTGGCCGGCCTGTTCGTGATCGGCAGCGGCCTGGCCCTGCTGCAGACCGCGATCAACCCGTACATCAGCATCCTCGGCCCGATCGAGAGCGCGGCGCGGCGCATCGCGGTGATGGGCATATGCAACAAGATCGCCGGCATCCTGGCGCCGTTCCTGATCGGCACGCTGGTGCTGCACGGCGTTGGCGACCTGGCCACGCAGGTGCAGGCCGCCGATCCGGTGGCCAAGGAAGCCCTGCTCACCGCGTTCGCCGCCAAGATCCACGTGCCGTACCTGGTGATGGCCGGGGTGCTGGTGCTGGTCGCGATCGGCGTGCTGTTCTCGCCGCTGCCGGAGCTGAAGGCCTCGGAAGTCAACGCCGCGCCGGTCGGCGCCGGCAGCCCCGCGCAGAAGACCAGCATCTTCCAGTTCCCGCACCTGTGGCTGGGCGTGCTGTGCCTGTTCGTGTACGTGGGCGTGGAAGTGATGGCCGGCGATGCGATCGGCACCTACGGCAACGGCTTCCACCTGCCGCTGGACCAGACCAAGCTGTTCACCTCCTACACCCTGGCGGCGATGCTGGCCGGCTACGTGGCCGGCCTGTTGCTGATCCCGACGCTGATCTCGCAGGCGCGCTACCTGAGCGTGTCGGCGGTGCTGGGCGTGCTGTTCTCGGCCGGCGCCTACTTCACCCATGGCTACGTGTCGGTGGGTTTCGTCGCCGCGCTGGGCTTCGCCAACGCGATGATGTGGCCGGCGATCTTCCCGCTGGCGATCAAGGGCCTGGGCCGCCACACCGAGATCGGCTCGGCCCTGCTGGTGATGGGCATCGCCGGCGGCGCGATCATCCCGCAGCTGTTCGCGGTGCTGAAGCAGCACTTCGATTTCCAGCTGGTGTTCCTGCTGCTGATGGTGCCCTGCTACCTGTACATCCTGTTCTATTCCCTGGTCGGCCACCGCGCCGGCCAGGCCGTGGCCCGCGCGTGATCGCGCATCATGGGCGTCCTTCCCGACATGCAGGACCGCAGCATGCGTAGACCCACCATCAAAGATGTCGCCGAGCGGGCGCGGGTGTCGCTGAAGACCGTGTCGCGGGTCATCAACAACGAACCGTCGGTGATGCAGGCCACGCGCGCGCGCGTGCTGCACGCCATCGCCGAGCTGGACTACGAACCGGATCCGTCGGCGCGCAACCTGCGCAGCGGCACCCCGTTCGTGATCGGGCTGGTGTACGACAACCCCAACCCGTACCACATCATCGGCGTGCAGAACGGCGTGCTGGCGGCGTGCCGCGAGACCGGCTTCGGCCTGCAGATCCATCCCTGCGATTCGACCTCGCCGATGCTGGCCGAGGAACTGGCCGAGTGGACCCAGCGCTCGCGCCTGGCCGGGCTGGTGCTGACCGCGCCGATGTCCGAGCGCGCGGAACTGGTCGCGGCGCTGACCGCGCGCGGGATCAAGACCGTGCGCATCATCGCCGCCACCGAGGATCCCAAGGACGGCCCCTGCGTCTACGTCGACGACCGCGATGCCGCCTACGAGGTCACCGAGCACCTGATCCAGCTCGGCCACCAGCGCATCGGCTTCCTGTGGGGCGGCACCTCGCACCGCTCCAGCGGCGAGCGCTATGCCGGCTACGAGGCGGCGCTGAAGGACTACGGCATCACCCTGGACAAGCACCTGGTGGTGCCCGGCGACTACACCTTCGACGACGGCTTCCGCGGCGCGCGGCGGCTGCTGGCGCTGCGCGAGCCGCCGACCGCGATCTTCGGCTCCAACGACGAGATCGCCGCCGGCGTGCTCGCCGCGGCCAAGTCGGCGGGCATGAACGTGCCCTACGACCTGTCCATCGCCGGCTTCGAGGACAGCCCGTTCTCGCGCCAGTCGTGGCCGGCGCTGACCACCGCCAAGCAGGCCACCGAGGACATCGCCCGGCATGCCGCGCGGCTGCTGATCAGCCAGCTGCGCAGCGACGCCTACGAAGAGCATCCGGCGCCGATGCACAACCAGGGCTTCGTGCCGCAGCTGGTGGTGCGCGGCTCCACCGCGCCGATGCAGCCGCAGTCCCGCCGTTCTCCCTCCCCCGATCCCACATGACCCTGCCCATGGCATTGCCCACCGAAACCGAAACCCTGATGTTCCGCGAAGCCGCGGAAACCGCCGATGTCGTCGCCGCGCAGTTCGCGCGCAACCAGGCCGCGGTGAGCGCGCTGGCCGCGGCGCTGCGCGCCGATCCGCCGCCGTTCGTGGTCACCTGCGCGCGCGGCAGTTCCGACCATGCCGCGACCTACGCCAAGTACCTGTTCGAGACCCAGCTCGGCGTGGTCACCGCCTCGGCCTCGCCGTCGGTGGGCTCGGTGTACGAATCGCCGCTGCAGTTGCGCGGCGCGCTGTACGTGGTGATCTCCCAGTCCGGCAAGAGCCCGGACCTGCTGCGCAACGCCGAGGCGGCCAAGGCCGCCGGCGCGCGCGTGGTGGCGCTGGTCAACGTCGAGGATTCGCCGCTGGCGCAGCTGGCCGACACCGTGATCGCGCTCGGCGCCGGCCCGGAGAAGAGCGTGGCCGCGACCAAGAGCTACCTGGCCTCGCTGGCGGCGATCCTGCAGCTCGGCGCGCACTGGAAGAACGACCCGGCGTTGCTCGCCGCGCTGGACGCGCTGCCGCAGGCGCTGCGCGCCGCCTGGCAGGCCGACTGGCGTCCGCTCACCGACGGTCTGGTCGAGGCGCACAACCTGTTCGTGCTCGGCCGCGGCCTGGGCCTGGCCGCCGCGCAGGAAGCGGCGCTGAAGTTCAAGGAAACCTGCGGCCTGCATGCCGAGGCCTACAGCTCGGCGGAAGTGAAGCACGGGCCGATGGCGCTGGTCGGCCCCGGCTTCCCGGTGCTGGCCTTCGCCCAGCCGGACGAGACCGGCGCCGGCACCCGCAGCCTGGCCGAGGAATTCCGCGGCCGCGGCGCGCAGGTATGGCTGGCCAGCGCCGACGGCGACCTGCCGCTGGTCGCCGCGCCGCACCCGGTGTGCGCGCCGCTGCTGACCATCCAGAGCTTCTACCGCGCGATCAACGCGCTGGCGCTGCGCCGCGGCTACAACCCGGACCTGCCGCCGCATCTGAACAAAGTGACGGAGACGGTGTAATGACGACGACGGCGCTGCGCAATGCGCGCGTGCTCGGCGAGGACGGATTCCTCGATGGCGTGGGCGTGCTGCTGGAAGGCGGGCGCATCGCCGCGGTGCTCGACGACGGCGACGCGCGCCTGGCCGCGGCGCCGGCGCAGCTGGACCTGGGCGGCGGCACGCTGCTGCCCGGCTTCATCGACCTGCAGGTCAACGGTGGCGGCGGCGTGCTGTTCAACAACCGCACCGATATCGACGCGCTGCGCCGCATCGGCCAGGCCCACCGCCGCTACGGCACCACCGGCTACCTGCCGACGCTGATCAGCGACGACCTCGAGGTGATGCGCGCGGCGATCGCCGCGACCCGCGAGGCCATCGCCGCCGGCGTGCCGGGCGTGCTCGGCATCCACCTGGAAGGGCCGTACCTGGCGCCGGCGCGCAAGGGCACCCACAACGTGGACAAGTTCCGCGTGCCCGATGCCGCCGAGCTGGCGCTGGCCACTTCGCTGGACAACGGCGCCACCCTGATCACGCTGGCGCCGGAGCGGCTGCCGGCCGAGAGCATCCGCACGTTGGCCGCGGCCGGCGCGCGCGTGTTCGCCGGCCACACCGCCGGCAGCTACGATGAGATCCGCGCCGGGCTGGATGCCGGCGTGTGCGGTTTCACCCATCTGTACAACGCGATGTCGCCGCTGCAGGGGCGCGATCCGGGCGCGGTCGGTGCCGCGCTGGAGGACCGCGATGCGTGGTGCGGCCTGATCGTCGACGGCGTGCACGTGCACCCGGCCAGCCTGCGCGTGGCGCTGGCGGCCAAGCCGCGCGGCAAGCTGTTCCTGGTCACCGACGCGATGCCGATGGTCGGCGCCGACAGTCCCAGCTTCGACCTGTACGGCGAAACCATCACCGAAGTGGACGGCGTGGTGCGCAATGCCGCCGGCGCGCTGGCCGGCTCGGCGCTGGACATGGCCAGCGCGGTGCGCAACAGCGTGCAGTGGCTGGGCGTGAGCCTGGACGAAGCCGCGCGCATGGCCTCGCTGTATCCGGCGCAATGCCTGGGCGTGGACGAGCGCTACGGCCGCATCGCGCCGGGCTACCAGGCCGACCTGGTGCTGCTCGACGACGCGCTGCAGGTGCGGCGGACCTGGATCGCCGGGGCGATGGAGTAACCGGCGGCATTGCCGCGCGACGCGGCTCGCGCCCGCCTGTCGCGGGGGCCTGCTGCATTCGCCTGCAGCAGGCGGCGATGCAATTGCGCGCGGTGCGGTGTCAACGGCTGTACGCGCGTGTCGACGCCGTCCAGTCCAGCAGGTCGTAGGTGCGCACCCGCGCCGGCATATCGGTCGGCGTCGTCAGCGTCTTGGCGTAAGGCCGGCGCGACCTGCATGCAGGTCGCGGTAGCTTTTTTTTGATGCGGATGTCGCCGCGCGTGGGAGCGGCGGTGGTGGGTGTGGACGATCCGTCGTGATCGGCCTGGTCGAGAGTGCCGGTCGCACCCGAACGAAAAACCCTCTAGCCTGAGCCGATGCATGCCGCCGGTTCCGACCTGTTCGCCCTGCCGCCGCGCGATGGCCTGCAGCGGCTGACGCTGCGCGACGGCCGCCGCGCGATCTGCAAGCGCCGCCGGACCATGCCCACCGATTTCTTCGCCGCCGAAGTGCGCGGCCTGGATGCGCTGCGCACCGCCGGCGGTCTGCGCGTGCCGCAGGTGTATGCGCAAGGCGAGGACTGGCTGCTGCTCGAAGACCTGGGCGAGGCGCCGCCGCATCCCCGCTTCGCCCGGCTCGCCGGCGAAGGCCTGGCACGCCAGCATCGCGCCCACGGCGAGCGCTTCGGTTTCGGCCACGATGGCTACATCGGCGACAGCCCGCAGGACAACGGCACCGACCGCGATGGCCATCGCTTCTTCGTCGAGCGACGGTTGCGGCCGCAGGCGGAGCGCGCGCTGCGCGCCGCCGCGCTGGTTCCTGCCGACATGGCGCGCCTGGAACGGTTGTGCGCACGCCTGCCGCAGCTGATCCCGGCACAGCCGCCGGTACTGCTGCACGGCGATCTGTGGCAAGGCAACCTGCACTGCGCCGGCGACGGCCTGCCGGCGCTGATCGATGCCGGCGCGGCGCACTACGGCTGGGCCGAGGCCGAACTGGCGATGCTGTCGCTGTTCGGCGAACCCGACCCGCACCTGCTGCGCAGCTATGCCGAGCACGCGCCGCTGGCGAACGACTGGCGCGAACGCGCGCCGCTGTACAACCTCTACCACCTGCTCAACCACCTCAACCTGTTCGGCGGCGGCTACCTGCACGCGGTGCGT carries:
- a CDS encoding SIS domain-containing protein is translated as MALPTETETLMFREAAETADVVAAQFARNQAAVSALAAALRADPPPFVVTCARGSSDHAATYAKYLFETQLGVVTASASPSVGSVYESPLQLRGALYVVISQSGKSPDLLRNAEAAKAAGARVVALVNVEDSPLAQLADTVIALGAGPEKSVAATKSYLASLAAILQLGAHWKNDPALLAALDALPQALRAAWQADWRPLTDGLVEAHNLFVLGRGLGLAAAQEAALKFKETCGLHAEAYSSAEVKHGPMALVGPGFPVLAFAQPDETGAGTRSLAEEFRGRGAQVWLASADGDLPLVAAPHPVCAPLLTIQSFYRAINALALRRGYNPDLPPHLNKVTETV
- a CDS encoding LacI family DNA-binding transcriptional regulator; its protein translation is MRRPTIKDVAERARVSLKTVSRVINNEPSVMQATRARVLHAIAELDYEPDPSARNLRSGTPFVIGLVYDNPNPYHIIGVQNGVLAACRETGFGLQIHPCDSTSPMLAEELAEWTQRSRLAGLVLTAPMSERAELVAALTARGIKTVRIIAATEDPKDGPCVYVDDRDAAYEVTEHLIQLGHQRIGFLWGGTSHRSSGERYAGYEAALKDYGITLDKHLVVPGDYTFDDGFRGARRLLALREPPTAIFGSNDEIAAGVLAAAKSAGMNVPYDLSIAGFEDSPFSRQSWPALTTAKQATEDIARHAARLLISQLRSDAYEEHPAPMHNQGFVPQLVVRGSTAPMQPQSRRSPSPDPT
- the nagA gene encoding N-acetylglucosamine-6-phosphate deacetylase, with the translated sequence MTTTALRNARVLGEDGFLDGVGVLLEGGRIAAVLDDGDARLAAAPAQLDLGGGTLLPGFIDLQVNGGGGVLFNNRTDIDALRRIGQAHRRYGTTGYLPTLISDDLEVMRAAIAATREAIAAGVPGVLGIHLEGPYLAPARKGTHNVDKFRVPDAAELALATSLDNGATLITLAPERLPAESIRTLAAAGARVFAGHTAGSYDEIRAGLDAGVCGFTHLYNAMSPLQGRDPGAVGAALEDRDAWCGLIVDGVHVHPASLRVALAAKPRGKLFLVTDAMPMVGADSPSFDLYGETITEVDGVVRNAAGALAGSALDMASAVRNSVQWLGVSLDEAARMASLYPAQCLGVDERYGRIAPGYQADLVLLDDALQVRRTWIAGAME
- a CDS encoding sugar MFS transporter, which translates into the protein MTTARPASPFASIAIVGLLFFIIGFFTWINGPLITFVRLAFDLNEVNAFLVLMVFYLSYFFLALPSSWILKRTGMKKGLALSLVVMAAGAAAFGQFATQRFYPGALAGLFVIGSGLALLQTAINPYISILGPIESAARRIAVMGICNKIAGILAPFLIGTLVLHGVGDLATQVQAADPVAKEALLTAFAAKIHVPYLVMAGVLVLVAIGVLFSPLPELKASEVNAAPVGAGSPAQKTSIFQFPHLWLGVLCLFVYVGVEVMAGDAIGTYGNGFHLPLDQTKLFTSYTLAAMLAGYVAGLLLIPTLISQARYLSVSAVLGVLFSAGAYFTHGYVSVGFVAALGFANAMMWPAIFPLAIKGLGRHTEIGSALLVMGIAGGAIIPQLFAVLKQHFDFQLVFLLLMVPCYLYILFYSLVGHRAGQAVARA
- a CDS encoding fructosamine kinase family protein encodes the protein MHAAGSDLFALPPRDGLQRLTLRDGRRAICKRRRTMPTDFFAAEVRGLDALRTAGGLRVPQVYAQGEDWLLLEDLGEAPPHPRFARLAGEGLARQHRAHGERFGFGHDGYIGDSPQDNGTDRDGHRFFVERRLRPQAERALRAAALVPADMARLERLCARLPQLIPAQPPVLLHGDLWQGNLHCAGDGLPALIDAGAAHYGWAEAELAMLSLFGEPDPHLLRSYAEHAPLANDWRERAPLYNLYHLLNHLNLFGGGYLHAVRAVLARY
- a CDS encoding GntR family transcriptional regulator — translated: MAGLAVDPSAPTPLYLQLASKLVEAIKGGQWKPGEALPAERQLCEQLQVSRVTLRQAVDALVEQGLVSRRQGAGTFITSHIQHQLSGLASFSETLRMKGLEPGTRWLERRVRPAHGEEILRLGLSPDTVVASLTRLRSADGRVMAYEKAVLPQRTVPDPLAIGDSLYAYLDEQGTPVVRALQYFRAINLPARLAGHLGMKEGEAILHVVRVGYTRDGSAIELTDTYCHNDYYDFVAELRR